Below is a genomic region from Deinococcus koreensis.
ACCCACGCCCGCGACCTCGTGGAGACCTACCGCCACCGCACCCTCACCCTGCGCAAGGGCCGCCTGGTGCGCGACGACCCGTACGGGGGGTACGCGCTGTGAGCGCGCCTCGCGCGCTGCGGATGGCAGAAGGCAGATGGCAGAAGGCCAGGCCTCTTTTTGCCATCTGCCATCTGCCTTCTGCCTTCTGCGGCGCCGGGGGCGCCCTGTGACCTACCATCTGCGCGAGGCCCTGCTCGCCATGCGGGGGAACTTCACGGCCACGCTGGCGACCCTGACCACCATGACCCTGACCCTGCTGATGCTGGGCTTCGTGCTGCTGCTCACGCTGAACGTGAACCGCACGCTGGAGCAGCTGGAGTCTCAGGTCGAGGTCGCGGCCTTCCTGAGCGCGGATGCCGACGACGCGGGCCTGCTGAAATACGTGCAGGCGCTGCCGCAGGTGAGCGAGGCCACTCTGGTGACCAGCGATCAGGTCTTGCGGGAGATGACCCAGGACTCGCCCTACACCCGCGACGCGGCGGCGCTGGTGGGCAACCCCTTCCCCGACACCCTGCGGATGCGCGTGGCGCGGGTCGGGGACTCGCGCACGGTGGCGGCGGCCGTGAAGGGCCTGCCCGGCGTGGAGGACGTGGAGTACGGCGCCGGTTACGTCGATCCCACGGTGAAGACCCTGACCGCCGTGCGCGGCGTGGGCTACGCGCTGGTGGGACTGCTGCTGCTGGGCACCCTGTTCAACATCCTGAACGCGGTGC
It encodes:
- a CDS encoding cell division protein FtsX; the protein is MTYHLREALLAMRGNFTATLATLTTMTLTLLMLGFVLLLTLNVNRTLEQLESQVEVAAFLSADADDAGLLKYVQALPQVSEATLVTSDQVLREMTQDSPYTRDAAALVGNPFPDTLRMRVARVGDSRTVAAAVKGLPGVEDVEYGAGYVDPTVKTLTAVRGVGYALVGLLLLGTLFNILNAVRVAMYSRRSEISVMRLLGATRSFIRMPHVIEGLLVGVVAAVIALALLTPTYLELVRRVHELAPVFPVVTDRQTLLPVLGGVGLLGVLIGLLGSIFATRRYLQELE